One genomic region from Halomicrobium zhouii encodes:
- a CDS encoding pyridoxal phosphate-dependent aminotransferase, with product MDYETPQFYRVIQYARRADRDVVDMVSGSPDWDPPEGLREGLREYADLGADEFQYTASAGLPELRTEIAERRGVDRDCIVVTNGAGEANHLAMVGGLERFSGDEILLADPVYPYYAGRANFVGADVGFVPVDDDGHLTPERVREAASEETAVVVVNSPNNPTGAVYDEAAMAEFVAIAEENDALLISDEVYDHFDYTGRFASALQFDSPNVVATNAFSKSMAITGFRVGYAVFPPADGPTGELLERARTRHMIVNVTGSRPAQYAVYRALETTGPDYYAENRDRLQGRIDTFCEALDAVGAEYDRPEGGFYVMGRFEGFPGTFENVFELVDEAGVAGMPGEAFGESRREWIRFALVTPTVDEAAERLVEYF from the coding sequence ATGGACTACGAGACGCCGCAGTTCTACCGCGTCATCCAGTACGCGCGGCGCGCCGACCGGGACGTCGTCGACATGGTGTCGGGGAGTCCCGACTGGGACCCGCCGGAGGGGCTACGTGAGGGACTCCGCGAGTACGCCGACCTGGGCGCCGACGAGTTCCAGTACACCGCGAGCGCCGGACTGCCGGAGTTACGGACCGAGATCGCCGAGCGACGCGGCGTCGACCGCGACTGCATCGTCGTCACCAACGGCGCTGGCGAGGCGAACCACCTCGCGATGGTCGGCGGACTCGAACGCTTCTCCGGCGACGAGATACTGCTTGCGGACCCGGTCTACCCCTACTACGCTGGGCGGGCGAACTTCGTCGGGGCCGACGTCGGCTTCGTCCCGGTCGACGACGATGGCCACCTGACCCCCGAGCGGGTGCGCGAGGCCGCGAGCGAGGAGACGGCGGTCGTCGTCGTCAACTCGCCCAACAACCCCACCGGTGCGGTGTACGACGAGGCGGCGATGGCCGAGTTCGTCGCCATCGCCGAGGAGAACGACGCGCTGCTGATCAGCGACGAGGTGTACGACCACTTCGACTACACCGGCCGGTTCGCCTCGGCGCTGCAGTTCGACTCGCCCAACGTCGTCGCGACGAACGCCTTCTCGAAGTCGATGGCCATCACGGGCTTCCGGGTGGGCTACGCCGTCTTCCCGCCGGCGGACGGGCCGACCGGCGAACTGCTGGAGCGGGCCCGCACTCGTCACATGATCGTCAACGTGACCGGGTCGCGGCCGGCCCAGTACGCCGTTTACAGGGCACTGGAGACGACCGGACCGGACTACTACGCGGAGAACAGGGACCGACTCCAGGGTCGAATCGACACGTTCTGTGAGGCCCTCGACGCGGTCGGCGCCGAGTACGACCGCCCCGAAGGCGGGTTCTACGTGATGGGCCGCTTCGAGGGGTTCCCGGGCACCTTCGAGAACGTCTTCGAACTGGTCGACGAGGCCGGCGTCGCCGGGATGCCCGGCGAGGCCTTCGGCGAGTCGCGCCGGGAGTGGATCCGCTTCGCGCTCGTGACGCCGACGGTGGACGAGGCCGCCGAGCGGCTCGTCGAGTACTTCTGA
- a CDS encoding restriction endonuclease yields the protein MTLASSEILATLRALPPRHFEQFIADVWQERQGWTTEVMDAGPDKGLDVIGQPPTGGGKTAVQCKRYAEGNKVSSDNVQQYSALRQQWSDVNGVTIVTTSSFTRSAEELAERLDVNCIDGDDLVRIVHKYDAHEILQWYADGKPKTKQQ from the coding sequence GTGACTTTGGCCTCATCTGAGATACTAGCAACGCTTCGGGCTCTCCCCCCAAGACACTTCGAACAGTTCATCGCAGATGTGTGGCAAGAGCGTCAAGGGTGGACGACTGAGGTGATGGACGCCGGCCCTGACAAAGGTCTTGACGTAATTGGACAGCCTCCTACTGGTGGCGGAAAGACAGCTGTCCAGTGCAAACGATACGCAGAGGGAAACAAGGTTTCAAGCGATAATGTCCAGCAATATTCCGCCCTCCGTCAGCAGTGGAGCGATGTGAACGGCGTTACCATCGTTACCACGAGCTCCTTTACTCGATCAGCAGAGGAACTAGCGGAGCGACTTGATGTGAACTGTATTGACGGAGACGATCTTGTCCGTATTGTCCACAAATACGATGCGCATGAGATCCTGCAATGGTACGCTGACGGCAAACCCAAAACGAAGCAACAATGA
- a CDS encoding CinA family protein — MSESEATIEERVGEVLRERGETVAVAESCTGCPRGSLLADVFHGKHLSLYQRD, encoded by the coding sequence ATGAGCGAGTCCGAGGCGACGATCGAGGAGCGCGTGGGTGAGGTGTTGCGGGAGCGCGGGGAGACGGTCGCCGTCGCAGAATCGTGTACTGGATGCCCGAGAGGATCGCTCCTGGCAGACGTCTTTCATGGGAAACATCTGTCCTTATATCAGCGGGATTGA
- a CDS encoding HalOD1 output domain-containing protein, with amino-acid sequence MESKVSPDERAEITTVVSIQDVLPSVAVAEAVADAEETDPGDLPPLYDAVDPDALDQIFREERVGTVAFEYCGYTVAIQDNDVVVFSR; translated from the coding sequence ATGGAGTCGAAAGTGAGTCCCGACGAACGCGCTGAAATCACCACCGTCGTGTCGATTCAGGACGTGCTCCCGAGCGTGGCGGTCGCGGAAGCGGTCGCCGACGCCGAAGAGACGGATCCGGGCGACCTCCCGCCCCTCTACGACGCTGTCGACCCCGACGCACTCGACCAGATCTTCCGTGAGGAGCGCGTCGGCACCGTCGCGTTCGAGTACTGCGGCTACACGGTCGCGATTCAGGACAACGACGTCGTCGTCTTCAGTCGCTAG
- a CDS encoding DUF2391 family protein, with amino-acid sequence MNGRAIAVLRDQIRGVMGALLVVGLTFHYTMETWWLGWTLPMPYLLGFALVGLSGVVVVTRFVGFHEANGEANERPGSASQVALAVTQILLQSFVASYATLLLLGIVDLGSSPDLAVRLGLIEVVPLGFGAAMANRLFGTTSDEAAEKEMEFPQNVALFVVGALFISAAIAPTQEMELIAAHMGWAHHLTLVVVTVALVYLFLFELDFRGQRGRAADNWRLELGTAFLAYAVGATTAFLLLTAFGHFTNATLALVYQETVVLAFPASLGGAAAQVVV; translated from the coding sequence ATGAACGGACGCGCGATCGCGGTGCTTCGCGACCAGATTCGCGGGGTGATGGGCGCGCTGCTCGTCGTCGGGTTGACGTTCCACTACACGATGGAGACGTGGTGGCTCGGCTGGACGCTGCCGATGCCGTACCTCCTCGGGTTCGCCCTCGTCGGCCTGTCCGGCGTGGTCGTCGTCACCCGATTCGTCGGGTTCCACGAGGCGAACGGGGAGGCGAACGAACGCCCCGGGTCGGCGTCCCAGGTCGCGCTGGCGGTCACGCAGATACTCCTCCAGAGCTTCGTCGCCTCGTACGCCACCCTCCTGTTACTGGGTATCGTCGACCTCGGGTCGTCACCGGACCTCGCGGTCCGCCTCGGGCTGATCGAAGTCGTCCCCCTCGGGTTCGGTGCGGCGATGGCGAACCGCCTGTTCGGAACCACGAGCGACGAGGCCGCCGAGAAGGAGATGGAGTTCCCTCAGAACGTCGCGCTGTTCGTCGTCGGGGCCCTCTTCATCTCGGCCGCCATCGCACCGACCCAGGAGATGGAACTCATCGCCGCGCACATGGGCTGGGCCCACCACCTCACGCTGGTCGTCGTCACCGTCGCGCTGGTCTACCTGTTCCTGTTCGAACTCGATTTCCGGGGACAGCGGGGGCGTGCAGCCGACAATTGGCGGCTGGAACTCGGTACCGCGTTCCTGGCCTACGCCGTCGGTGCGACGACGGCGTTCCTCCTGCTCACCGCGTTCGGGCACTTCACGAACGCGACCCTCGCGCTGGTCTACCAGGAGACGGTGGTCCTGGCCTTT